The DNA sequence attgtgtatcaCATGAGGTCCTACGCCCAAGGAGGCGGGAAGAGACTACTAAACTTCTGAAGCTAggcttacaggtggttgtgagctgccccatgtggggtgctgggaactgaactggggcctctgggagagcagcaaatGTTCCTAACCACTGGGATATCTCTCTGGgttctttcttttgatttaaaatacaattttgttgttgttgttgttgttgttgtagaacAACTCTGTTAGCTCTGTAAGGACAGCATTTCAAATATAATATACCCCCAACTCTGGCGAGCTTGCCCCCGaggaggtttgaatgagaaaccTTCTCCACAGGCCCATCTATTTGAACACTTGGCCGGGCCGGGGAGGCTATGGAACATTTAGGAGGTGCAAGCCTTCCGGAAGGAGTGTGTGCCGCTGGCTGTGGGTTATGAGCTCTATTTGCCCTGCCTCATTTTCAGCTTTCTCTCTGGTTTCTGCATATGCTTGAAGATGTGACTGTCCAGTGTCCTGCTTTGTCCTGCCCCACCATTATTAGCCTTCCTTCTGGAACTGCAAGCCaaaaaacaaactcttttctCTACAAGTTACTTTTGGTCCTGATGCTTGGTCACAGCAGCGTAAAAGTGACCATTGCCACACACCCTCAAAATGGCTTCCTCTTTCGGCCCCTATATGGCTGGGTGGTTGCAGTCCCTATGTGGCTTGATGGTTTCATCACTGATTTTCAACAAATTTGAGACTTATTCCTGTTCTCTGGTCCCACGTATTCATGTTGGGGCCTGAACTCTCCCTAGAAGCCACTTCACAGTCTAGTCACCGACCTCAGGATGACCTTGGCCGTCCTTGCCTGCATCTTCCACACACTGTGGTTATGGACACACTGAGCTAGTCACGATGTCTGAATGCTTTTGCCTCCAGCTTTTCCTGGCTCTGGCCATTCCTCTCTGTGTGCTGCCCTACTGTGTTAACTTTCACAGCCTTACCCACCTCCAACCTGTTTGTCACACCATAAGAAAGTAATGTTAGACTCCAGCTGCGGCTTCAGCCACAGCACCTATAGCTACCCGTTCTCTCTCATGGATACACTACTGGGACATTGTGGCTCTCCAGGTGACAGACTTCCATCCAGGCTCAGAGTTTCTCACCTGGGAAGTAATTTTACGTCAAAGAGGGTATCAGGGGCCACACATCCTGCTCTTTCCTGGCacatttctgtcttcctcctggtACAGTCTTATGCTTGAAGTCACTCCCATCCtcagaaaattacaaagaaacCCCGGCTGCTCTCTTTAAAGCCCCTGCCATATTGGGGCTTGACTTCTCCCTAGAGCCCCCAGCACACTGTTATCTTTCTGTCCGTCCATGGCATtgctaacttttaaaataaagtaatcTGTCTCAGTGAccctcttgcccccccccccccatctgagACCTTCCACACACATTGATGTCATCATAGCAAGAAGCTGGGGTGGCCATTTCATTTTGCCTCTGGTCTTGGAGTCTTTAGGACCTGACTTACAAGGTTTCCCTCTGCCATCTGCCCCTCCATCAGCACCACACACCACAGGAGTTTTTAAGATAGTTTCCCTTTGCTGGAAGGCCAGGAAGTGTCCTCTACATGGCTCCCAGAACTTTCCTGAATATTTTGTAGGGGAGGAAGTGGGGTTGAGATAAATTCTCATagagtccaggctagccttgaactcgcTATGGTAATTAAGGCTGCACTTGaattcaaaatcctcctgcctccacctcctaagtgcagTGACTGCAGGTGCGGACCACCATTGgctgtcattgtttttattttattatatttattaatttaccatgtatgtgagtatgttaGTATATACATGccatggtagtgtgtgtgtgtgtgtgtgtgtgtgcacgtgcgcaaGTGTGTGTGCGGGCTCTGGTCATTGCCAGTGCCTTGACCTCTTCGGCCATCTTGCTGCTTCCGACTGtcagtatttattttttgactCTATATCGTTTGTCTTCCTTTGAGAGTTCATCTAGCTACCCACCTCTCCTCTGACTATGTCTGTCAGCACCACAGCTCCTTCCAGGGTAAACACTCAGCCCTCGggacccctcccccatcaccacAGAGTTAGGGGACTTCATGCCTCATCTACTTATGCTCCTACAGTTTCAAGTCAGATTTTGGGAAGTGAATGGACACAGCTGAGCTGAGGCAACTTCCTGTCTGCTCTGCTTTCTCCCTGGCGTTCTCCCAGACAGGCCCTTTTTCCTGTGAAAGCCAAAAGGCTGGTAACGACTGACTAGATCTACAGAGAAGAACCAAGATGTGCCTGGACTGGGCAGTTCACCAATGACGCTGTGGAAGTTTCACTTGAGGAGCCGACTTAACGCAGATTCTGAGGGAGGTTAGCAGTGCACATCGGCAGccatccaaaccaaaccaacactgACAAAAAGACCCTAGTAACTCTAAGCACAGGCCTCTGGGCCTGACACTGGATTGAAGAGGACGTCTTCATAGATCTGCacctggaagagagggagggaggaggccagAAGCCAACCTTTGCTATCACTCTTCAGTAGCTGTCCACGCTGTTGTTGTCGTCATCGTCGCTGTTGTTGTCATCATCctcactattttatttattttttaaagacagggtctctcagtgggaCCTGAGGCTCACCGATTAGGCTAGTatggctggccagcaagacccagggaccatcctgtctctacctctgcagCACTGGGGCTCCATGCATTATGGTgacagaactctggtcctcatactTGCGTGGCAAGCATCTTACTGACTGAGACATCACCCGAGCCCTAACAATCACCTTCAACGACTCTGGCGTAGATTGTTCGGTGGAAACACCTAGGAAGTGTGATTGAGGGTGCAGTCTTGAACCACTTACcttgccttcttctcttccacctGAGGAACGCTATCAATCCCAAAACCCCAATCAGGAACACAGCAGCAGCCGTTGCCAACCCAATTGTGGTTTGCAGATCCAGGCCACCAATGTTAGCACTCTTGACTTCTGTTATGTCACTTTGGGTGCGTGCAGAAGTTGCAGCAGTGGTGCTTGGACGTGTAGTGGGGGTGCAGGtggctggaagagagagaggaagtcagCATGGAACTTCCTTGCAGGAGTGAAGAACGATGCCTCTGCTGTCCTCTTTGCCCATCAGACTACTGAAGCAATGGGCTCCAAGGAATTGGAATCACCCAAGGAATGCTGGGAAAAGGACGAAGTTGGAGCCTGGAGCCAGCCAGAGAAAGAACTGGTCTCCCCGGAAAGAGAGTTAGTTCACACGCTTCTGACAGCTCCTCAGAGCAGCTTGTAGGAGAGATGAGACAGTGATGGCTCACTGGTGGGCGGGGCTACACGGGGGCGGGGGCGGCAACTGGGCCTGCTTAGCTATGTCTTCTATTTAAGTCTAAACATCAGATCAGGACTTGTCAAAACCCCAAATATGGACTTAGCACAGGGGCACTGGACCTCCTTGTTCCTCTTCCCAATTTGGCCATGTTGAGCAAACCCTCTTTCCATTGCTTGTAACTGTGACTTGTTCCTTTAATTGTCCTATTGAGGACAGATGTCCAGGCCTGGCTTGTTGGAACTTCCAGGGTCCAGGCTCTGACTCTATACTCAAGTAACAAGTGGGTTCTTCTTGGATTGGGGAGGACATGAGTATCTTGTCTCCTGTGAGGGATGTGGGTTGGGGAACAGCTCTCAGAAGCTCACACAGGAAGAAGGGGACAAGGGCAGAGGCTGAAAAATCTGGTGAGCAATGATGGCTCGCTATTTCCTGGTAGGATGTTCTCAGACCCTCATGTCCATTGTCAGTTACAAAGAGCAATCTCTAAGTCACACACATCAAAAACACTCTTTTTCTAAAAACAATTCTCATTAGAACAGAAACAGCTGCAAGGGTGGGCAACATTGTCCCTAAAGTCatgggttattaaatgaaaataggCACAGCTTACTTGCCTGTGAGTTTATTGGTCAGGGAGGCCTCAGAGTCCCTTAACACAACATAGGCTATGGCCACTGCTCTCGGTTACCCACCATAACTAGATGGTAAgaacctattgctgaagacaccccTCACTTGTGATGtagatgtgatcaaaatacattgtttaaaTGTATGGAATATTCAAATAACAAAATAGCACATGCACGCTAAGACCAGGGTTCTGCCAGTGAGTTACACCTCCCCTCCACTAGGGGTTCTttcatctgtattttctttttaattgtttcattAACTTAACATTCCTGCCCATTCTCTTTTAATACATGCCCTGTTAAAATCCACTAGGGCAACAAAGGAAATATTTCATTGAGAAAAGTTCTGGAATTGAATAGAAATGCTGGAAGTGCAACAAAATGAATATGCTCTAGGCTACTGAACCATATATTGCATAGTTCAATATTTCCTTTGTTGCCCTAGTGGATTTTAACAGGGTCTTAGTGTGCATGTGGGAACAAGCAGAAAAAACGTGGTGTGTCTGACTGAAGCCAAGAGAGACATGGCTGCCTTACAGTGATTGCTATACCAAGCGCCTAACAGACTATCTcaaaggccaggagagagcatcaAAGGAGGAACAGGGAGGGGTCTGGGAAGAACGGAAATTTCAGAAAAAGTCATTTAGGGAACATGTAGGAGGCACAGGAAACACAGATGCATGGCTGCCTGGCCAGTTCTGGCTGTAGAGTTTATCCTGAAGCAGCACAGGGGTCAAGATGAGGTAGTGGTTTGCCAGGGAAGGTGGGTAGGTCTAACCTAGAAGGGACAGCCCATTTATCACTGGCATTGCTGAGAAGTGACAATGTAATTACTGATAATCAATTGTTATTAgacaattaattttatattttatttatttatttatttattttggtttttcgagacagggtttctctgtatagccctggctgtcctggaactcactttgtagaccaggctggcctcgaactcagaaatccgcctgcctctgcctcccgagtgctgggattaaaggcgtgcgccaccacgcccggcttttatattttattttcaatacatttatgttttattaaattttttattaatatttgtgtCTGAGTTcatctgtgtttatatgtatgtgtttgtatgtgtgtgtgtatgtgtgcctctgtgtgtgtgtgtgttttctaagtCAGGCCTTGTGAGCAACTGTAACCCACAACACCATGGGAAATGGAGACAAAGGATCAATAGGGCTTCATTGCCTAGTCATAGCCcaaaacagtgagctccaggttcagtgagagaccctgcctcaaggcaATAAGGTGGGTCTTGCTAGAGGAGGACTCCCAATATCCACCTCTGGTTTCCACAAGCACAAAGTGgggcatatgtacacacacacacacacacacacacacacactcacaaactcatACATATGCTTATACCATATATCCATGCTCCACAAAATTAAGACAGAAGGTGGGCAAGCAACAGAGGAAACTCAAGCAGAGGCCTTTTGTCTACGGATTGAGAGAAGCTTGGAGGAAAGGGGTCCCTTTCAAGGCCTGTGCATCACCAGTGTGACCCTGGACAGGGGTTGAGCTCTGCTGGCGAATGTGTCTTCCTCTGTACATAGACCATGAGAGTGCCCAGCAGTGGTGACTGACAGGCTGGGGTAATACCCACACAGTGACTAGGCTGGGCCTGTGTGCACTCCGTGTGGATGCAGTTACAGCTGCAATGGGGGagatgaagtaaaaagaaaatctgatcATGGTCTAAGAACATGAGGGTCCACGTGGGAAAGACAGGagttgaggaggaaggagggagaagaggcaaATAAGGGAGAcgaaaaaagaaatggagggagagatgggagacCCAGAGGCACATAGGGACTAGAAGCTACCTACTGTGGAAGCCATGAGATATAATGTAAACCCTCCAGTTAACCAATACTCTGATGCAGGACCAAGGCAAGCCTGCTCCATCCTAGAGAAGCCAGATACCCATGGATTTCTAGCAgcgagggtgggggtgggcaggatGAATAGTGCCAGATTGGAGAAAGGAGCAGGAAACTGGGCCCTCTGGGAAGAGTTGAGGCCAGGGAGTAGGGTGGTGCGACCGAGGGTACAATGAGGGGCCAGCTCAGAGAAAGCTGCTATGGTTTGCAGATGGTtatggagaagagaaaagacaaagttgGCAGCactctggggaggggagagaacacAGGAGAAAAATCTGTGTGAAATATCAGAAGTTTAGGTTCTCTAATGACATCTATGGCATAAGGAATCCAGAGGCCACCAAAGCCAGGGCTGGGATGTACTCACATTTGGTCACATTGAGTTGGGTCCCAGAAATTGACTGCCAAAACTTCACGCCTTCTGTTGTTTGCAGAAAAACTCTGCCGAAGTACCAGGTCTGGTCAGACTCCTTCAAGTTCAGGATTCTGAGGACTCCAGATGTCTGACCCTGTGTCCAGTTCAGGATGAGCCGGTCCTTGAAGTGCTCATGTATGAAACGCAGGGAGGAGTTGTAGATGAATTCCCCATGGAAATNCTTCCATCTCCAGGCTATGNTCATCTGTGGATCCTTGGNCAACNNCCAGGGGAAGTAGAAGGAGAAGGGGATGTCGATGGAGCCACCCTGGACTCCAGAGCANNGTTCAGGTTGGTCGATCCCAAAGTCATTTTNTCTGTTGGATNTTGCTGAATTTCCTGGGAAGGATGGGGACAATCTGAAGCCACTGCAGGGGACAGTGACAGGAAAGAGATAGAAAGGACAACCCAGAGCATTCTGAGACTTCATCCACAGGCAGGGGTGAGACACAAGGCAGGACTGTCCCCAAGGCTAGTGGGACAGGAAAGAGAGTGAAAGGTTGGGTTGGGCTCCCTCTGCAATATTAACTGACTCTTGGGGCAGAGAGTCCTGGATGGCTCCTCTAGCAGACACCTGTCCACATGACTCCCTACCTTTCCCAGCCCCACTGTCCCCTCCTGAGGTTAAGTCCCTGCTAGTGAGGTTGCTATCACTCACCAGCATGCAGACAGGCTGATGAGAGCAGAAGCAGGATCTGAGCCATGGCTGGAGTCCCTCCAGGAAGCGAGATCAGAAGAGCCATCAGGAAGGCAAGGATGCTCTGTCTAGGGACACTGGGGTGCTCAGGAGTCCAGAGAGGACCAGGGTAAAGTGAGACAGATCCCCAGGCCTTCTCATGTGGTGGACTGAGTTGGGCCAGACACTGTCCATCTCCACCTCCTTGTGGCCAGCAACTTCCTTTATTGATCTGGCTTCTTCTTTTCCCACGTTGCAGAAGATCCGCCCTGTGGTCACTGGCGACATAACTGGGCTTTGGCCCAGCCCCCATTGTTGTCTTGGAGACAGGGCCTTGTCCTCGGCAGGCAGGGCTCTCCTCTCTTCCACCTTCACCTTCTGCCTTATCTACTCTTTTCCATTTCCCAAGTGGCTTGTAATCTCgctgtttccctccctctctttttcctctattccttcctcccccccactCAATCTCTTTCTCATTATGTCTCCCACCATGCTGGTTGTCACATTTCTCTCTAATTATCTCACCTAATGAAGTTGTCAGTCTCTAAATCACTTCAGACACAATGAGGAAGGTGTAATTAGGAAACACAGTAAGTCCCAGGCCCTAGTACGGAACCCCCTTACCctgctcttccttccccctctctgtccCCATCACAACTTGCCCTTTCTTGCCTTTCAGAGAGCCCTCACAGTGCCCAGGCAGAATCAAGGCTTGGAGGATTCCCTCCACCTTGCCCTGATTTCTGTGGCAGAGCCTCCAATGTCCCTGGGCTTCTTGGACAGTGACTCTAAAACTACTCCAGTTTCTAAAGGAGCCTttccacctctcctcctcctaCCATAACACTCACTCAGGAGAGGATAACAAGGATCAGAGAAGTCAAGGCACATGTCATAGGACAGCCACATGGCTCATTGACTGGACTTTAGTCTCATTGAGTTCTTGGAGTCTTCCATTCCACACAGAGACTTCAGTCTGCCTGCTCAGTGTAGCCTCTGAGGAGGCTCTTTCCACAAAGCTCTTGAGTGACTCCCTCTAGTTATGGTCACACCAGAACGTACTTTGGACTAAATGGGCAAACACAGCTCTGAGCAGCCATGTGTCATTCATGATGTAAGGCCTGGGACATGGCTGACAGAGGACACAGCTGGCCTGTGACTTGGGTGGAGACATGAAAGGTTGGGGCAGAGGTTGTGGTGGCCTCAGGGTTGGTTCTAAAGAGGTTCATCCTACCCTTCCCCAGGACACGGTGCCATGAGCTCCCTGAAGGGCACAAACACATGATGGTGTCAGAGGAAGTGGCATCAATCTCCCTGAGTGACATGTGCAGAGGCATCTTCCCATTTCCTTAGCTTTC is a window from the Mus caroli chromosome 5, CAROLI_EIJ_v1.1, whole genome shotgun sequence genome containing:
- the Pilra gene encoding paired immunoglobulin-like type 2 receptor alpha; translation: MALLISLPGGTPAMAQILLLLSSACLHAGNSAXSNRXNDFGIDQPEXCSGVQGGSIDIPFSFYFPWXLXKDPQMXIAWRWKXFHGEFIYNSSLRFIHEHFKDRLILNWTQGQTSGVLRILNLKESDQTWYFGRVFLQTTEGVKFWQSISGTQLNVTKSTCTPTTRPSTTAATSARTQSDITEVKSANIGGLDLQTTIGLATAAAVFLIGVLGLIAFLRWKRRRQGQKTKAEVPAREPLETSEKYESVGHEGQCMDPKENPKDNNVVYASISLSSPTSPGTAPDLPVHGNPQEETVYSIVKAK